From the Osmerus eperlanus chromosome 19, fOsmEpe2.1, whole genome shotgun sequence genome, one window contains:
- the f11r.1 gene encoding F11 receptor, tandem duplicate 1 yields MFVSKLVSVFLVFSLSDAAFDVTTSTPDVKVKENEGVDLTCSNTADFGADARVEWKFKNKGSTAYVIFGGKPTIPYEGRVTKFDGRIRFSKVTRQDTGEYSCEVSGNSKYGEAKIQLTVLVPPSVPTCRVPSSTTTGGAVVLACSDPDASPPATYKWYKNGTPLPVDPKKFPEFKNFTYSLNPTTGNLEFPSVALVDSADYYCESSNMAGPSQRCLVRKMEVREVNTGGIVAGVIVALLAVALLVFGLWYANRKGYLPKKSESKPKPSVVYQPTSEYGDEEDGGGGEFRQKSSFVV; encoded by the exons ATGTTTGTCAGCAAACTGGTTTCGGTGTTTCTTGTCTTCAGTTTGTCAG ATGCAGCCTTCGATGTCACAACATCCACCCCAGATGTAAAGGTCAAAGAGAATGAGG GTGTTGATCTGACCTGTAGCAACACGGCAGACTTTGGGGCGGATGCCAGAGTGGAGTGGAAGTTTAAGAACAAAGGCTCCACAGCTTATGTGATCTTTGGTGGGAAACCGACCA TACCGTACGAAGGGAGAGTGACTAAATTCGATGGGAGAATCCGGTTCAGCAAAGTCACCCGTCAGGACACTGGGGAGTATAGCTGTGAGGTGTCTGGTAATAGCAAGTATGGAGAAGCCAAAATCCAGCTGACTGTTTTAG TTCCCCCGTCGGTGCCCACGTGTCGTgtgccctcctccaccaccactggGGGCGCTGTGGTGCTGGCCTGCAGTGACCCTGACGCCTCGCCCCCCGCCACCTACAAGTGGTACAAAAACGGCACCCCACTCCCCGTGGATCCCAAGAAGTTCCCCGAGTTCAAGAACTTCACCTACTCGCTGAACCCTACCACAGGAAACCTG GAGTTTCCGTCAGTAGCTCTGGTGGATTCTGCAGACTACTACTGCGAGTCGTCCAACATGGCAGGGCCCTCTCAACGCTGCCTGGTTAGGAAGATGGAAGTTC GGGAGGTGAACACTGGAGGTATTGTTGCCGGGGTGATCGTGGCCCTCCTGGCGGTGGCCTTGCTGGTGTTTGGTCTCTGGTACGCCAATCGCAAAGGATACCTACCTA AGAAGAGCGAAAG CAAACCCAAACCCTCGGTGGTCTACCAGCCCACGTCAGAGTACGGCGATGAGGAGGAT ggtggtggtggtgagttcAGACAGAAATCGTCCTTTGTGGTGTAG
- the ubash3ba gene encoding ubiquitin-associated and SH3 domain-containing protein B has translation MAAKEDLYTKVTPRRQRQNRPGTVKHGSNLDVLLSMGFAKTRALKALVSTGGRNVQAACDWLFSHVDDPFLDDPLPREYVLYLRPSGPLLHQLSHFWEQSRITCAKNKAHNIFPHITLCQFFMCADGKVEALCEALQATVSRWRGRFPAPLPLELYTSSNFIGLFVEEHIAEVIKTFAADFATEAETKADVHVEPHKKQLHVTLAYHFQTNHLAALEKLAKGVDISLGCDWLAVLFSRDIRFANHETLRVMYPYVPQNEDELELVSGDFIFMSPLEQGSASEGWVYGTSLGSGMSGLLPENYVSRADECDTWVFHGSHSFLHGALPSNTGGAVGGLLFDGQLDGRLLDDHLDPTGLGVLCPPVQTMTPSCQSGLAKRRLFVCRHGERMDVVFGKHWITQCFDAKGRYIRSNLNMPLSLPARTGGFREYDKDCPITVFGSTQARLVGEALQESHTVIDFVYCSPSLRCVQTAHNILRGLQLEGQTKVRVEPGLFEWTKWVAGTTLPAWIPPAELAAANLSVDTTYRPHIPISKLVVSEPYDSYISRSFQVTREIMAECKNLGSTVLIVAHASSLEACTRQMQGLSPQNSKDFVQVVRKIPYLGFCACEEMGETGVWQLTDPPILPLTHGPNHSFNWRETLLQD, from the exons ATGGCAGCTAAAGAAGATCTCTACACCAAAGTCACCCCGCGAAGACAGCGCCAGAACAGACCGGGGACTGTCAAACATGGGTCAAATCTGGACGTACTTCTGTCCATGGGTTTCGCCAAAACCAGGGC gCTAAAAGCTCTGGTGTCTACAGGGGGCAGGAATGTCCAGGCTGCTTGTGATTG GCTGTTCTCCCACGTGGACGACCCGTTCCTGGACGACCCCCTCCCCAGGGAGTACGTCCTGTACCTGCGCCCCAGCgggcctctcctccaccagctgtCCCACTTCTGGGAGCAGAGCCGCATCACCTGTGCCAAGAACAAGGCTCACAACATCTTCCCCCACATCACGCTCTGCCAGTTCttcatg TGTGCTGATGGGAAGGTTGAGGCTCTGTGCGAGGCCCTCCAGGCCACCGTGAGCCGCTGGAGAGGCCGtttccccgcccctctccccctggagCTCTACACCTCCTCCAACTTCATCGGTCTCTTCGTGGAGGAGCACATCGCCGAGGTGATCAAGACCTTTGCAGCCGACTTTGCCACCGAAGCGGAGACCAAAGCTG ATGTCCACGTGGAGCCTCATAAGAAGCAACTCCACGTAACGCTGGCCTACCACTTCCAGACCAATCACCTCGCGGCGCTGGAGAAGCTGGCCAAGGGCGTCGACATCTCCCTGGGCTGCGATTGGCTGGCTGTGCTCTTCTCTCGGGACATAAGATTCGCCAATCACGAG ACCCTGCGTGTGATGTACCCGTACGTGCCTCAGAACGAGGACGAGCTGGAGCTGGTGTCGGGGGACTTCATCTTCATGTCTCCGCTGGAGCAGGGCAGTGCCAGCGAGGGCTGGGTGTACGGGACCTCCCTGGGCTCCGGCATGTCCGGCCTGCTGCCCGAGAACTACGTGAGCCGGGCCGACGAGTGCGACACCTGGGTCTTCCACGG GTCTCACTCCTTCCTCCACGGTGCCTTACCCTCCAACACCGGAGGGGCGGTCGGTGGGCTCCTGTTTGACGGACAGTTGGACGGCCGTCTCCTTGACGACCACTTGGATCCGACAGGCCTCGGTgttctctgtcctcctgtccag ACGATGACACCTAGCTGCCAGTCTGGTCTGGCTAAGAggagactgtttgtgtgtcgtCATGGCGAGAGGATGGATGTGGTGTTCGGGAAACACTGGATCACTCAGTGCTTTGATGCCAAAG GTCGATATATCCGCTCCAACCTCAACATGCCGCTCAGCCTACCTGCCCGGACCGGAGGCTTCAGGGAATACGATAAAGACTGTCCCATCACAGTGTTCGGATCCACCCAGGCTCGGCTTGTAG GAGAGGCCCTGCAGGAGAGTCACACAGTAATAGACTTTGTGTACTGCTCTCCATCGCTGCGCTGTGTCCAGACAGCTCACAACATCCTCAGAG gcctcCAGCTGGAGGGTCAGACTAAGGTCCGTGTGGAACCAGGCCTGTTTGAGTGGACCAAGTGGGTCGCAGGCACCACCCTGCCAGCCTGGATCCCTCCAGCAGAGCTGGCTGCAGCTAACTTGAGTGTGGACACAACGTACag ACCTCATATTCCCATCAGTAAGCTGGTGGTGTCGGAGCCCTACGACAGCTACATCAGCCGGAGCTTCCAGGTGACGCGGGAGATCATGGCGGAGTGTAAGAACCTAG gaaGCACAGTGCTGATCGTGGCCCACGCTTCCTCCCTGGAGGCCTGTACGCGCCAGATGCAGGGGCTCAGCCCCCAGAACTCCAAGGACTTTGTGCAAGTGGTCCGAAAG ATCCCCTACCTGGGCTTCTGTGCGTGTGAGGAGATGGGTGAGACGGGGGTGTGGCAGCTGACcgaccctcccatcctccctctgacCCACGGGCCCAATCACAGCTTCAACTGGAGAGAGACCCTCCTGCAGGACTGA